TCAGGGACAATCGTTCTTCCATCACCTGCGACACGAGATAGGCGATTTCTCCCGGACAAAGGTCTCCGGACAGTACCGGTGAACCTTTCCGGTTCCATTCGCGCAGGACTTCCGAAAGAAGGAAGTTGACCAGTCGGAAGACACCCTGCTCTTCCGGCCAGGAACCTTCTTTTGCCAGGGAGACGAGCTCGCGCCGGGCCTCTTCGAAATATCCGGAGATCTCCTCTTCCAGAAGAAGCACTTCCGCATCGGACTCCCGGATGCCCAGTTCTTCCGAAAGTTTTCGCACCCTCTCCTGGGGAAGTTCGGGCAGTCTGTCCCGTTCCTCCTGAATCCATGCGGGATCAAGAACCAGAGGGGGAAGGTCGGGTTCCGGAAAATAGCGATAATCCAGTGCCTCTTCCTTTGACCGCATCGTCAAGGTTTTCCCCGTCGCGCTGTCGAAAAGACGGGTTTCACTCACGACACGCTCGCCCTGTCCTAAAAGGGAGGACTGTCGTTCATATTCATAAATGAGGGCCTTCTGGACAAATCGGAAGGAATTCATATTCTTGATTTCCACCTTCGTTCCAAAGGCCGATGTCCCCCGTGGACGAAGCGAAATGTTGGCGTCGCAGCGAAAACTTCCCTCTTCCATGTTGCCGTCGGAGACGCCAATGGCGCGAAGGATCTGCCGGAGTTTTTTCAGATAATCCACCGCCTCCTCCGGGGTCCGGATATCCGGCTCGGACACAATTTCGAGAAGAGGCACCCCCGCACGGTTCAGATCGACGTGGCTCGCCTCTTTGATCCCGGCGTGAAGATTTTTTCCCGCGTCTTCTTCCATGTGGATGCGGTGGAGGCGGATCTCCCGGATTGCATCTCCGCTGCGGACGGAAAGACTGCCTCCCGTCAGGAGGGGATGCGTGTACTGGGAGATCTGGTAGCCTTTGGGGAGATCCGGATAAAAGTAATGCTTGCGGTCGAAAACGCTTCGGGTGTGAATGGTGCAGCCCAACGCAAGCCCCAGACGGATTCCCAGGCGAACGGCCTCCCGGTTCAGGACAGGAAGCACTCCGGGATGACCGAGGCAGACCGGACAAACCAGGGTATTGGGGGAAGCTCCAAAGCGGTTCTCGCAACGGCAAAAAAGCTTCGTTTTGGTCAGCAGCTGGGAGTGAACCTCCAGTCCCACAACCATCTCAAAATCGGAGTTCATGCCGCTTCCCCTCCCCCGACTGTCGCAACAGGAGGACGATGGATTCCAACGCCTTCCTCCAGGATGGCTGCCAGACGCAGGAGGCGTCCTTCGGACCAGGCGGGCCCGATCAGCTGGGCTCCGACGGGAAGGCCTTCCGGCGTAGGCCAGGATGGAGCGGACAAGGCGGGCAGACCGGCCAGATTTGCGGAAATGGTGTAGATATCCGAAAGGTACATCGCGAGCGGGTCGGACACTTTTTCTCCGAACAGAAAGGGCGGAGTCGGTGTTGTGGGGGCGAAAATCACGTCCACCTCGTGAAATGCCCGGTCGAACTCTTCCCGGATCAGGGCCTGCACCTGCTGCGCCTTCCTGTAGTACTGGTCCTGATAGCCGGCCGAAAGGGCAAAGGTTCCGAGCAGGATTCGCCGTTTCACCTCTGGTCCGAACCCTTCCTGGCGGGTGTGGGTGTAAAGGTCCCGGATATTTTTCGCCTTGAGCGAACGGTATCCGTACCGGACTCCGTCGTAACGGGAAAGGTTCGATGCCGCCTCGCTCGTTGCGATAATGTAGTAGACATTGATCCCGTATTGCGCCGAAGGAAGCCTGATCGGCCGGAAGACCGCCCCCGCAGCGGCAAGGACATCCTTCGCCCGTTCCAGAGACCCGGCAACAGCCGGGTCCAGACCATCGCCGAAAAACTCTTCCGGCATGCCGATAACCGTTCCCTGCACCTTCCTGCCAAAATCCCGGGCCATCTCGGAGGGGTCCCGGGATTCCACAGTCATGTCACGTCCGTCCGGTCCGGACAAAAGAAGCATCATTTCGAGGGCATCTTCCGCATGCCGGGCGAAAGGCCCGATTTGATCCAGGGAAGACGAAAAGGCCACGAGACCATATCGGGAGATCCGTCCGTATGTCGGCTTGAGTCCAAGGACACCGCAAAACGCCGCAGGCTGCCGGATTGAACCACCGGTATCCGAACCGAGGGCCATCGGAGCCATATCGGCAGCAACAGCCACAGCCGACCCCCCCGATGATCCGCCGGGAACCCTCCGAAGATCCCAGGGGTTCCTCGTGACCCCCATCGCCGAATTCTCCGTGGAACTTCCCATCGCAAACTCGTCCATGTTTGTTTTGCCCAGGACGATCGCACCGGCCTCCAGAAGACGGTCCACGACCGTGGCATTTTCCACCGGCCGAAAAT
This genomic interval from Leptospirillum ferriphilum contains the following:
- the gatB gene encoding Asp-tRNA(Asn)/Glu-tRNA(Gln) amidotransferase subunit GatB; the encoded protein is MNSDFEMVVGLEVHSQLLTKTKLFCRCENRFGASPNTLVCPVCLGHPGVLPVLNREAVRLGIRLGLALGCTIHTRSVFDRKHYFYPDLPKGYQISQYTHPLLTGGSLSVRSGDAIREIRLHRIHMEEDAGKNLHAGIKEASHVDLNRAGVPLLEIVSEPDIRTPEEAVDYLKKLRQILRAIGVSDGNMEEGSFRCDANISLRPRGTSAFGTKVEIKNMNSFRFVQKALIYEYERQSSLLGQGERVVSETRLFDSATGKTLTMRSKEEALDYRYFPEPDLPPLVLDPAWIQEERDRLPELPQERVRKLSEELGIRESDAEVLLLEEEISGYFEEARRELVSLAKEGSWPEEQGVFRLVNFLLSEVLREWNRKGSPVLSGDLCPGEIAYLVSQVMEERLSLNQAKEVYSICVEELRSPKTVIREKNLSQESGEERLGEWIGEVLSENPSEVQSYREGKDRVFGFLVGQVMKKSQGKAHPQKVNRLLKDALGR
- the gatA gene encoding Asp-tRNA(Asn)/Glu-tRNA(Gln) amidotransferase subunit GatA; this translates as MTPLFDGIASFCRGRDSRQFSIEEATREFLERIEREDQALGAFLSVNPNAINRARQLDNRLARNPAPSPFYGYPVAIKDNLHVRDLPTTCASRMLANFRPVENATVVDRLLEAGAIVLGKTNMDEFAMGSSTENSAMGVTRNPWDLRRVPGGSSGGSAVAVAADMAPMALGSDTGGSIRQPAAFCGVLGLKPTYGRISRYGLVAFSSSLDQIGPFARHAEDALEMMLLLSGPDGRDMTVESRDPSEMARDFGRKVQGTVIGMPEEFFGDGLDPAVAGSLERAKDVLAAAGAVFRPIRLPSAQYGINVYYIIATSEAASNLSRYDGVRYGYRSLKAKNIRDLYTHTRQEGFGPEVKRRILLGTFALSAGYQDQYYRKAQQVQALIREEFDRAFHEVDVIFAPTTPTPPFLFGEKVSDPLAMYLSDIYTISANLAGLPALSAPSWPTPEGLPVGAQLIGPAWSEGRLLRLAAILEEGVGIHRPPVATVGGGEAA